Proteins co-encoded in one Deltaproteobacteria bacterium PRO3 genomic window:
- the pdxA gene encoding 4-hydroxythreonine-4-phosphate dehydrogenase PdxA: protein MLRIGITMGDPLGIGAEIILKALPKFRAGLAFKVFGDPELLPGLEPGELQPVAVSKSEKRYTPREAGQASVAYLERAMQAWRAGEIDALVTAPISKTHVQAAGFPFPGHTEYLAAQTQTEKFVMMMAGPRLRVSLVTIHEPLSRVPALLTREKILDTVEVTYRALRERFRLREPRLAVCGLNPHAGENGLLGREEMEILVPALAEAARRGFPCAGPKVPDAVFHEAYEGKWDAVVCMYHDQGLIPFKMIHFQDGVNVTLGLPLVRTSPDHGTAFDIAGQGVADSGSMEAAIRLAAELARKEPS from the coding sequence ATGCTGCGTATCGGAATAACCATGGGCGACCCCCTGGGGATCGGCGCCGAGATCATCCTCAAGGCCCTGCCGAAATTCCGAGCCGGTCTCGCCTTCAAGGTCTTCGGCGATCCTGAACTGCTGCCCGGGCTTGAGCCCGGCGAGCTGCAGCCCGTCGCGGTCTCCAAATCCGAAAAAAGATACACCCCGCGCGAGGCCGGGCAGGCCTCGGTCGCCTACCTCGAGCGCGCGATGCAGGCCTGGCGCGCCGGCGAGATCGATGCCCTGGTGACCGCGCCGATCTCGAAGACCCACGTCCAGGCGGCGGGCTTTCCCTTCCCTGGGCACACCGAGTACCTGGCCGCTCAAACCCAGACCGAAAAATTCGTCATGATGATGGCCGGGCCCCGCCTGCGCGTGAGCCTGGTGACGATCCACGAGCCCTTGAGTCGCGTCCCCGCGCTGCTGACGCGCGAGAAGATCCTCGACACCGTCGAGGTTACCTACCGCGCCCTGCGGGAACGCTTTCGCCTCCGCGAGCCGAGGCTCGCGGTCTGCGGCCTCAATCCGCACGCGGGAGAGAACGGCCTGCTGGGCCGCGAGGAGATGGAGATCCTCGTCCCCGCCCTCGCCGAGGCGGCGCGGCGCGGCTTTCCCTGCGCCGGCCCCAAGGTTCCCGATGCGGTCTTCCACGAGGCCTACGAGGGAAAATGGGACGCCGTGGTCTGCATGTACCACGACCAGGGCCTGATCCCCTTCAAGATGATCCATTTTCAGGACGGCGTGAACGTCACCCTCGGCCTACCGCTCGTCCGGACCAGCCCCGACCACGGCACGGCCTTCGACATCGCGGGGCAAGGGGTCGCGGACAGCGGCTCGATGGAGGCGGCGATCCGCCTGGCCGCCGAGCTGGCCCGAAAGGAGCCCTCATGA
- a CDS encoding MGMT family protein: protein MRSSTAGKARTPKTEGESFAEKVLAVVAKIPRGKVLTYGQVATLVGSPRAARIVGGVLFRLGPESRLPWQRVINAQGKLSTYRVGSGPEQRRRLEAEGLKFNREGAVDLKRHQWWPPERLLKAWELDEDLVASIHRRFGW, encoded by the coding sequence ATGCGCTCTTCCACCGCTGGCAAGGCCCGAACACCTAAGACCGAAGGGGAGTCCTTCGCCGAGAAGGTCCTCGCCGTCGTCGCCAAGATCCCCCGCGGCAAGGTCCTGACCTACGGGCAGGTGGCGACCCTGGTCGGCTCGCCGCGCGCCGCACGGATCGTGGGCGGCGTCTTGTTCCGCCTGGGTCCCGAAAGCCGCCTGCCCTGGCAGCGGGTGATCAACGCCCAGGGCAAGCTGTCGACCTACCGGGTCGGCAGCGGCCCGGAGCAGCGCCGCCGGCTCGAGGCGGAGGGATTGAAATTCAACCGGGAGGGCGCCGTCGACCTGAAGCGCCACCAGTGGTGGCCCCCCGAGCGCCTGCTCAAGGCCTGGGAGCTGGACGAGGACCTCGTCGCTTCGATCCATCGGCGCTTCGGTTGGTAG
- a CDS encoding UbiX family flavin prenyltransferase codes for MKRLVVGISGSSAPILGVRLLEVLKGTPEVETHLVLSDTVAQTLAFEAPDWSLDQVKALADRHYPNNQIAAAIASGSFPVDAMVVIPCSMRTLAAVATGLSDNLLTRAADVTLKERRPLILVARETPLHLGHLRNMAAVTEMGGIVVPPVMAFYHQPKTVQDLIDHTVGKVLDLLKIPHALFHRWQGPNT; via the coding sequence ATGAAGCGCCTCGTCGTCGGCATCTCCGGATCCAGCGCCCCCATCCTGGGCGTGCGACTGCTCGAGGTCCTGAAGGGCACCCCCGAGGTCGAGACCCACCTGGTGCTCAGCGACACGGTGGCGCAGACCCTGGCCTTCGAGGCCCCCGACTGGAGCCTCGATCAAGTCAAGGCGCTGGCCGACCGCCATTATCCCAATAACCAAATCGCCGCGGCGATCGCGAGCGGCTCCTTCCCGGTCGACGCGATGGTGGTGATCCCCTGCAGCATGCGGACCCTGGCCGCCGTAGCCACCGGCCTAAGCGACAACCTGCTCACCCGCGCGGCCGACGTGACCCTCAAAGAGCGGCGCCCGCTGATTTTGGTCGCCCGCGAGACGCCGCTGCACTTAGGCCACCTGCGCAACATGGCCGCCGTCACCGAGATGGGCGGCATCGTCGTGCCGCCGGTGATGGCCTTTTACCACCAACCCAAGACCGTCCAGGACCTGATCGACCACACGGTCGGCAAGGTCCTCGACCTGTTGAAGATCCCCCATGCGCTCTTCCACCGCTGGCAAGGCCCGAACACCTAA